A genomic window from Sorex araneus isolate mSorAra2 chromosome 2, mSorAra2.pri, whole genome shotgun sequence includes:
- the PMAIP1 gene encoding phorbol-12-myristate-13-acetate-induced protein 1 — protein MPGKKARKNAQPSPPRPPAEPEMECAIQIRRIGDKLNFRQKILSLIAKLFHSGT, from the exons ATGCCTGGGAAGAAGGCGCGTAAGAACGCGCAGCCGAGCCCGCCGCGGCCTCCGGCAG AGCCCGAGATGGAGTGTGCCATACAGATCAGGAGGATTGGCGACAAATTGAATTTCCGGCAGAAGATCCTCAGCCTCATAGCCAAACTTTTCCACTCGGGAACCTGA